DNA sequence from the Trueperaceae bacterium genome:
GAGACCCACGTGCACGCCGACTACCTCTCCGGCTCACGCGAGCTCGCGTCGGCCGCCGGCGCCGACCTCTACCTCTCGGCCGAGGGCGGACCCGACTGGCGCTACCGCTTCGACCACCTGCCCCTGCACGACGGCGACGTCATCGAGGTGGGCGAGGTGACCCTGAAGGTCATGCACACGCCGGGCCACACGCCCGAGCACGTCTCGTTCCTCGTCACCGACGGACCGCACGGCCAGCCCGGCTACCTCCTCAGCGGCGACTTCGTGTTCGCCGGCGACGTCGGTCGCCCCGACCTCCTAGACGAGGCCGCCGGCTACCGCGACACCAAGTACGAGGGCGCCAGGCAGCTCCGGCGCAGCCTGCGGCGGCTGCTCGCCGAGGTGGGCGATCACGTAGCGGTCTGGCCCGGCCACGGCGCGGGCAGCGCCTGCGGCAAGTCGCTGGCGGGCGTGCCCAGCACCACCGTCGGCTACGAGCGGCTCACGGCCTGGTGGGCCGGCCTCCTCGACGACGAGGACGCGTTCACGCGCGAGCTGCTCGCCGGACAGCCGGACGCGCCCAGCTACTTCGGCCGCATGAAGCGCCTCAACCGCGACGGGCCGCCCCTCCTCGGCCAGAGACCCCCGCTGCAGCGCCTCGAGGCCGCCGGACTCGCCGGGCGGGTGAACCGCGACGTCGTGCTCATCGACACCAGGCCGCTCGTCCAGCAGCGACGCGGCGTCGTGCCCGGCTCGCTGTCGGTGCCGGGCGGCGGCTCCTTCGCGACCTACGCCGCCTACGCCATCGACCCCGACACCGAGCGCCGCCCCCTGGTGCTCCTCGCCCGCGATCAGGAGCACGCCGAGAGGCTGCGCGAGCGCCTCAGCTACGTGGGCATCGACGACGTGATGGGCTACGTGACCGACCTGAACGGCCTCCCCACGCGCCCGGTGCCCATGCTGAAGCCGGAGGAGGCGCGCGCCAGGTCCTCGGA
Encoded proteins:
- a CDS encoding MBL fold metallo-hydrolase, encoding MILQRFYDEDLAQASYLIGSERTGEAIVVDPRRDAHVYLAAAAAKKLRIVAVTETHVHADYLSGSRELASAAGADLYLSAEGGPDWRYRFDHLPLHDGDVIEVGEVTLKVMHTPGHTPEHVSFLVTDGPHGQPGYLLSGDFVFAGDVGRPDLLDEAAGYRDTKYEGARQLRRSLRRLLAEVGDHVAVWPGHGAGSACGKSLAGVPSTTVGYERLTAWWAGLLDDEDAFTRELLAGQPDAPSYFGRMKRLNRDGPPLLGQRPPLQRLEAAGLAGRVNRDVVLIDTRPLVQQRRGVVPGSLSVPGGGSFATYAAYAIDPDTERRPLVLLARDQEHAERLRERLSYVGIDDVMGYVTDLNGLPTRPVPMLKPEEARARSSELAFLDVRTAQEHATGAAPGAVNIHAGRVLTRIADVPKGRTLVVYCHAGGRAAVVASLLRSRGFGDVVELSDSEGAWTA